The DNA segment AAGCGAGAAAGCTGACCAAACGCTACGGCGAGCATCTGGCGCTCGAGGAGCTCGACCTGGCCATCGGGCCGGGCGAGGTGTTCTGCCTGCTGGGGGCCAACGGGGCGGGGAAGACGACGACCCTGAACCTCTTTCTCGGCTTCATCGAGCCCACCGCGGGTGAGGCGCGGGTCGCGGGCCTGGAGGTGCGCCAGCATGCGGCGCAGGTGCGCGGCCACCTCGCGTACGTGCCGGAGCTGGTGATGCTCTACCCCCGCCTGTCCGGGCGGGAGAACCTGGCCTACTTCAACACCCTGGCGGGCCGGCCCGCGCTGTCCCCCTCCGAGTCCACGGCCTGGCTCACCCGGGCGGGGCTCGCGCCCGGCGCGGTGGACCGCCCCGTGGGCAGCTACTCGAAGGGCATGCGGCAGAAGGTGGGAATCGCCATCGCGCTCGCGAAGGGCGCGCGGGCCCTGCTGCTCGACGAGCCCACGTCCGGGTTGGACCCGCTCGCCTCCAACGAGCTGTCCGAGCTGCTGCGGCACCTGAGCGGCGAGGGCATGGCGGTGCTCATGGCGACGCATGACCTGTTCCGGGCCAAGGAGTCCGGCACGCGGGTGGGCATCATGAAGGCGGGCCGGCTGGTGGAGACGCGCTCCACCCAGGAGCTGGGCCACGCGGAGCTCGAGCAGCTCTACCTGACGCACATGCGGGGCTGAGGACGGACAGATGATTCTCACCATCGCACGCAAGGAATGGGTGGAGCTGCTGCGCGACGGGCGCTTCCGGGGCGCGGCCTTGCTGGTGTTCCTGCTGGCCACCGTCGGCATCGTGGTGGGGGCGCAGCACGTGCGGAGCGCGCGCGCCGAGCGCGAGGAGGGCACGCGGCTGACCCGCCAGCACTGGCTGGAGCAGGGGGAGAAGAACCCGCACTCGGCCGCGCACTACGGGGTCTGGGCCTTCAAGCCCGAGTCCCCCCTGGCCGCGTTCGACCGCGGCGTGGAGCCCTACCTGGGAGTCGCCGTCTACCTGGAGGCGCACAAGCAGAACCTGACGCAATACCGCCCCGCGGCGGATGCCACCGCGGCGGCGCGCTTCGGAGAGCTCACCGGCGCGGGAGTGCTCCAGCTGCTCGTCCCGCTGCTCATCGTCCTGCTCACCTTCTCCGCCTTCACCACCGAGCGGGAGAGCGGCACGCTGAAGCTCCTGCTGAGCACCGGCGTGCGCCGGCACCAGCTCATGCTGGGCAAGGCGCTGGGCGTGGGCCTGGCGCTGGCGGTGCTGCTGGTCCCGATACTCGTCGTCTCCGCGGGGCTGCTGTTCCTGCCGGGCGCCACGTCCGGGCTCGCGGACGGTGACGTGCTCGGGCGCGCGGCGGTGATGGTGCTGGGCCATGGCCTCTACCTGGCCGGCTTCGTCTTCCTGGGGCTGGCGGTCAGTGCCTTCGTTCGCTCCTCGCGCGTGGCGCTGGTGGTGCTCCTGGGCCTGTGGACGGTCAACGCGCTGCTGATACCCCGGCTCGCGGCGGACGCGGCCCGCACCTGGAGCCCCGTGCCCGCGGCGCAGGACTTCGCCCGTCAGCTCGCCGACGACTACGAGCGGGGCCTCAGCGGCCATGACCCGGCGGACCAGCGGCTGGCGGCGCTGGAGCGGCAGACGCTGGAGCGCTACGGCGCGGCCTCGCTGGAGCAGCTTCCCGTCAACTTCCGGGGCATCGCGCTGCAGGCAGGAGAGGAGTACGGCAACAGGGTGGGCGCGGTGCGCTTCGGGGAGCTGGAGGCGCGCTATCACGCCCAGGAGCGCCTGCACCTCTCCTTCTCGCCCCTGTCTCCCCTGCTGGCCCTGCGCCAGCTCTCCGCGTCCCTGGCGAGGACCGACCTGGCGGCACACCTGCGCTTCACGCGGCAGGCGGAGGCGTACCGGCAGGGGCTGGTGAAGCAGATGAACGACGCCGTCGCGTTCCGCTCGCGGTACGCGGACTCGACCTACAAGGCGGATGCGGCCCTCTGGCGCGAGGTGCCCGAGTTCCGGACGGAGGCGGACACGCTGGGGCAGACGCTGGTGTCGCAGGCGCCCGGGCTGCTCCTGCTCGCCTTCTGGCTGCTGTGGACCACGGTGCTCGCGCTGCGCGCCGGCGCGCGCCTGAGCGCCGTCTGAGACGGAAGAACCACACCCATGTCCCTCCTTCGACACGAGTGGCGCCTGCTCCGCGCGGACCGGATGCTGGCCCTGACGACCACGTTCCTGCTCCTCCTCGTCGCGCTGGGCCTCTTCAACGGCTGGCGCTTCACGCGCACGCTCCAGGCACACCAGCAGTCCCTCATCGCCCAGGAGACGGAGCGGCGCGCACAGCTCGCGCTCCAGGCGGAGGAGCTGCGCCAGGGGAAGGGCCAGGAGGTGCCCGCCTGGAAGAGCCCGGCGATGCCGGTGCCCGTGGGCAGCCGGCTCGTCCAGCCCCAGGCGCTGCTGCCGCCCGGCCCGCTGGGCGCCCTGGTCATCGGCCAGCTGGACCTGCTGCCCACCGTGTACCAGGTCTCCCTCCAGGGCCGCGTCACCGACTTCGCGCGAGACACGCTGGAGCACCCCACGCACCTGGCCACCGGGCCGCTGGACCTGGCCTTCGTGCTGCTCTACCTCCTGCCGCTGTTCGCGCTCGCGCTGTCGTTCGACCTGGTGTCGCGCGAGCGCGAGGACGGCACGCTGCGGCTCGTGCTGGTGCAGGCCGCGGGCCTGCGCGGCTGGGCGCTGCGGCGGCTGGCGGTGCGCGCGGGCGTGCTCCTGGGGCTGTGTGTGCTCGCGGGCCTCGCCGGCCACGTGCTCACGGGTGGGCCAGGAGGAACGGGGAGGCTGCTGGGGTGGGTGGTGCTCGTCGTGGCGTATGGCGCCTTCTGGTTCGCGCTGGCGCTGGCGGTGAATGCGCTCGGGCTCGGCTCGTCCACCAACGCCCTGGTGCTGCTGGGCGCGTGGGTGCTCCTGGTGGTGGTGGTGCCGGCGGTGGCGCAGCTGGGCGTGAGCCGCATGTATCCGGTGCCATCGCGCGTGGCCCTCGTGGGTGCGACGCGCACGGCCTCGCTGGAGGCCGAGAAGCGCGGCAGTGAGGTGCTGTCGGCCTATCTCCAGGACCACCCGGAGCTGGCCCCGGAAGGCACCCGGACCGAGGGCTACTGGCCCACCGCCCTGGCCGTCCAGGACGAGGCGGCCCGGGCGACCGCGCCCGTCGTGGCCGCGTTCCAGGCGCAGCTCGCGCGACAGCAGGCCACGCTCGGCGTGCTGCGCTTCGCCTCCCCTGCCCTGGCCTTCCAGCAGGCGCTCCAGGACGTGGCGGGCACCGGCAGCCGCCGGCACGAGCATTTCCTGGCGCAGGTGGACCGCTTCCACACCGCCTGGCGCGAGGCCCTGCTGCCGCGCGTCTTCGCCGCCAGTCCCCTGGGGGCCGCGGAGCACCGGGCGCTGCCGCGCTTCGCCTATGAGGAACAGCCCGGGAGCGACGTGGTGGCCCAGGTCGCACTCGGACTGCTCGCGCTCCTGCTGCCCACGCTCCTGGCCCTGGGCCTGGGGTTATCGTGGCTGGGCCGCCCCCGCATCTCCTGAGCTCCCAGGACATGGGGGCTGGAGGAACCCTGCAAGGCGCTCCACCCCCGGGGCGAGGACGTACTCCCGCCAGCGCTGGCGGACGGCGCTCACGTCCACTGGATGCGATAGGTGCAGGCGCTGCCATCCTGCCGGACGATGGCCACGCGGCCATCCTTCGCTCCGGCGACACGTAGCGCCTGGAGCATGATGCCGCCGAAGTAGCGGGGCACGCCGCTCGTCTCGTTGATGCTCATCTCGAAGGTGTTGCCCTCGAGGTGGTTCAGCTTCGTCTCCAGGTAGTTCGTCGCCGAGCGGAAGTTGTGCGTCGTGCGCTCCAGCATCCGCTTCGGCCCGAGCAGCCGCACGGTGGCCATCACCGCCTTGCCCATCAGCGTCTTCTCGTAGCCCGTCACCAGCGACTCCCCCACCTTCTGCAGCGCCTCGTCGGCCGACAGGCTCGGGAAGACCTCCTCCGCCGCGATGCGCACCCAGCTATGGAATTGCGCCTCGGGATACGCGGGAGCGAAGGCCCGCCCCAAATCCAACCCCGCGGCCTTGAGCCGCTCCTTCGCGGAGCCAGTCAGCTTGTCCGACAGGGCCTGGACGAACAGCCCCTCCACCGTGTGTGCGAATACGACCTTCTGCTCTTCAGCCATGGAGATGTCTCGAGGAACGCAGCGCCGCCGAAGCAGTCTGACTGTAAAATATCCACTACATCGTAAATCTCTGTCATGACTGAGGGAATCAGCGCCGCGTGAGGGCGTCCCACACGGGCTGTGCAGCGTCCCCCTCCCCCGAGGGCAGGCTGGAAGAGCCTGGACTGTCACCAAGAAAACACGATTTACTAGTTATTGACTCTCCGTGTTTGCTGATGCTACCCATTGTAAATCCGCGACCGACCGGTAGGTAGGCGAACAGGTCGGCTGCGGCACGGGGAGGTGCCACATGACCCACATGGAGCGCAGTCCGGACGAGCGTGGGCGTTACCGCGCCATCCTGGAGACGGCGGCGAGGCTCATCTGCGACCGGGGCTATGAGGGCACGTCGATGCAGGAGATTGCCGACGCGTGCCGGCTGACGAAGGCGGGGCTCTACCACCACATCCAGAACAAGGAGCAGCTGCTCTTCGCCATCATGAAGTACGGGATGGACGTGTTCGACGAGCAGATCATGGACCGGGTGCGGGGCATCGCGGATCCGGTGGAGCGGCTGCGCGCGTGCATGCGCCACAACATCCACCTGGTGACGCGGGGGTGCAGCAAGGAGGTCATCATCATCCTCCACGAGCAGAACACGCTCACCGGCGAGGCCCGCGCGTTCGTCGACCAGCGCAAGAAGACCTACGTGCGGTTCCTGGAGGAGTCGTTCACCGAGGCCATGCAACAGGGCCGCATGCGCGCGGTGGACCCCACGGTGACGGCCTTCTCGTTCCTGGGGATGGTCCTCTGGCTCTACAAGTGGTTCAAGCCCGACGGGCGGCTGACGGACGACCAGGTCGCCGACGGGATGGTGGATTTGTTCTTCCAGGGGCTCGTCATGACCCCGGGTGCCGCGGCCGCTCCGGCGGCTCCCGCCCCGGCTCCGCTGCGAAGGGTGCCTCGCGCGGCCGACAGCGCGGAATGAGCGTGACGACAGATTGAGGGCGCGGGCGCGGACGGCCACTCGGGCACGACTGCGTCCGGAGCCCAGGCTTTGCGATTTGCTCCCGGCCGCCAGGCCATGGGTGTGGATTGCCAACGGTGTCTGGAATTGCAGCTCAACCCCCAGACGACAAGGAGACGTCATGAACTCCTTCGATTCTCCGCAGCAGTTGTTGGAATCCCCCTGGCGATTCGCATTGCGAATGTTCGCGGGGGTGGTGTTCATCTTGCTTGGTCAGGTGAAGTTCTTCGGCTCCATCCACCTGGGGACGGATGCCGTCGTCCTCCCCCAGGGGCCAGAGGGCTTCGCGCTCTACCTCTCCGCCGTGGGAGTCCCCTTCCCACTCTTCAACGCCTATATGGTCTGCTGGGTCGAGATGGTCTGCGGCGCGTTCCTGATGTTGAGCGCGCTGTTTCCCGCGCACTATTCGACCCCGCTCACCCGGCTGACAGCCTTTCCCCTGATGATGGACATGGTGGTGGCCTTCCTCACGGTGGGCCTGCGCAACGCGCTCGGCCACCCGGTGCGGATGAATGACATTGCAGTGACGGCCCAGGCCTGGCGGCTGCCACTGGAGGTCGTGCTGCTGATTGCCACTGCCTATCTGCTGCTGAAGCCCCTGCCACAGGGAGGCGCCCAGCCCGCGGCACTGGCGAGGTCCTGACCTGCGCCATCCACGGAGGCCGGGGCGGAGCCCGCACTCCGCCCTGGCCCGCGGCCGGTGCGCAGTCACTTCATGCATTCAGCGCGCCGTGCTTCGCTCGCGCGGGTAGAGTCGCAGCCGCCTTGGTCCCGATGAAGAGGAGCCCGAAGCGTGCCTCGTGCGATTGATGCCATCGAAGCCCTGAAGGAGCGTCTCGAGCGCGAGAAGGGGCTTCCCCTCCAGGCGGTGCGGTTGACGCCTGTCGATGCGAAGGAGCTTCGCATCCTGGAGAGCGCCCTGGGCACGGTGCTGCCCGAGTCGTACATCCAGTTCATCACCCGGCACGGGTTGTTCTCGGCGACGGGTGCGCATGGCGGCGAGCTCGCGAGGATGCTGAGCCCCACGGAGGTGCTCGAGTGGCACGCGTGGCAGAAGGAGTTCATGGAGGGTGGCTCGTTCGGAGACGACGACGAGGACCTCGAAGCCGCCCGCCGCGAGGCGCAGGTGCGGGCGAGACTCGTTCCCTTCCAGTACGTCTCCCGCTCCGTGAGCGACTTCTACTGCTTCGACCTGGGGCTCCGCCGTGCCGAGGGGCTGCTCATCCTCCAGGCGTACCATGACGACTTCGACCTCGCGCCCTGGCTGCTGGCCGAGTCCCCCGACGTCTCCGCCTGCACCTTCGACTTCGACGAGCACCTGACCTGGGTGCTCCGGGAGTGCCTGAACGAAGGGAAGTGGGGGCGATAGCCTTGGCCGGGTGACAGAACTCTCGAATGGAGGAGGTCCTTCCCTGGGCCTCGGCGGGTTTCGCGCAACTTCCGGACGCCTCCCGGGTTCATAGGGGAATTTCCCGGAGGAATCGCGCATGAAGCAGCACGGAAGGAAGACCCTCATCTCTGCGTACGGGCTGCTGGCCCTGGGCGTCATCGGCTGTGGAACCGGCGAGGACGCCCTCGAACCCAGCGCGGAGGCGCCCCCGGGCACCTCCCATGCCGCCCTCACCGTGTACGAACAGGCCGCGGTGGACACGGCGAACACCTCGGCGAGCTGCACGCCGCTCGGGAACTTCTACTGGGAGATTGGCAATGGAGCGGGGCCGCTCTACGGCCTCTCGCGCGGCAGCGACGTGTCGGCCACGACGGTGATGCGCATCGCCTCCGCGAGCAAGTGGCTGTACGCGGGGGCCTACGTGCAATCCAGGGGGTACGCGAACCTCACCCCGGACGAGAAGAAGCGGCTCAACTTCACCAGCGGCTACCTCGACGAGAACACCACCTTGTGCAAGGACGCCGGGACCACGGTCTCGGATTGCTACGGACCCTCCCACAAGAACGTGACCTACCGCCCGCTCCAGAATGGCCGGTATTTCTACGACGGGGGCCACATGCAGAAGCTGGCCCTCGACGACATCGGTGCGAGGAAGGGCACGGGGGTGCTGAGCGTCATGGACTGGGTCAACGCCCGGCTGGGCACCACCCTGCCGGAGTCCGACAGCGACGTCGCTCCGGCCGGCGGCTTCTCGGGCAGCGCGGCGCAGTACCGCGTCTTCCTGACGAAGCTCATCAACAACCAGTACGAGCTGTCCTCCAAGCTGACCGTGGACTCCGTTCCCGCCTGGCAGGGTGGCCCCAACGTGTCCTTCACGCCGTGGTCGGGGCCGGGCCAGGCGTATTACGGACTCGGGCACTGGATTGAAGGAGAGACGGTCAACGGCGTGTGGGCCGTGACGGGCCACTCCTCGCCGGGAGCGTTCGGCTTCTATCCCTGGGTGAACGCCGCCAGGAACCGGTACATGCTCCTGGCTCGCAGCCGCCAGCTCGGCGGGGATGAGGAGGGCGAGAAGTCACGCGCCTGTGCCCAGACCATTCGCAAGGCCTACGAGCTGGGCGTGCCGCAGCCGTAATCCACGGAGGCCTTGCTGCTGGCAGGCAGCGCTGCAACTGCAGGGGCGGTTCAGGTCCCGGAGACGAAGGGCATCATCACCCGAGCGACCCGCGCCGGCAGCGAGGTGAAGAGCACGGGGCGGCCTCGCACCTGCCCCAGCAGGTCCGCCACCTCCGACAGGCTGTGGGCCCGCGGCCCGGCATCTCCCAGGGAGAAGAACGCACGTGAGCCCCCACGAGGGCAGGACGCAGGGACTCGGGCCGGCGCAGGTCCCCTGCGAACAGCTCCGCCCCGGCTGACGCGAGCGGCTGTGCCCGTGACGCGTCGCGTACCAGCACCCGGACACGCTGCCCCTCCGCGAGCAGTCCGCGCGCCACCGCCGCGCCCACCCGCCCCGTCGCACCCAACACCAGGAGGGACGCCTCCGCCGTCGTCTGCATTCCGTGCTCCCCCTGCCCGCGAATGAATGGCGGTCAGGAGGCAATTGTAGAGCAACGGTGTTCTCGACGCGGTGCGCCCCGCGACGCACCGTCCCAGAAGCTCCGTCCTGCCCCAGGTATGACTGGCATGGAAATGTCGTCAGGCCGTGAGACGACACACAGGCAGACGGTTCAATCCGTACATATACGGTATTTTGTGGTTCATTGATTTGCAGAGATGCAGTCACTATCATCGACACCGTGCTGCAGGTCTGATGCATCCGGGCAGCGTGGACTCAGGAAGCGCGAGCAGTTCGGTCCGTGTTCGCCCTGAAGTGTTCATTCCTTCAGCACGTTCGTCAAACCCGAGCCTGAGGAGCGCGTTATGGACAATGTTCAGGGAATCGATCTCGTTGAACAGTGGCGCAACGATGCTGGCATGGACAACCCCGCCGGCCCGCTGTTCATCGGTGGCGAGTTCACCGAGGCGGACATCATCTGTGAGACCGGCACCATCAGCGGGCGCTGTGGTACGGCCTGCACGGGCTCGCGGACCCTCGACTGCTGCTGACCCGTGACGGCGTCTGACACAGGCGCCAGTAACTTCGACGCATCCCTGGGTTGCCTGGTCCTGCCCGCGCTGGAGGAACTGGCAACCCAGCTCGAGCGGGTTACTGGGTTGGCTCCCGGCGAACGCGACATCGTCGTCGCCGCGACGCGTGAATCGCTCTATGCAGTGCTCTCCCGGAAGCTGACCCGCCTGCTCGTCCTCGAGCTGAACGCCGCGCGCGTGATGGGACGGCTCACCGGTGAGGATGCCGCCCAGCGCTGGGCCCAGTTCCTGGAGCTCTCGTCCCAGCGCGCTTTCTGGGATGGCCTCGCGGGCCCGTACCCGACGCTGCTGTCCCGCGTCGGCCGCATCCTGCGCAACCGCTGCGCCGCCTCGCTGCGCTTCGCCGAGCGCTGGGCCGCCGACCGCGCCCGCCTCGACGGGTTGTGCGGAGGCCCGCCCGGTGAGCTGGAGGAGCTCAGCTTCGGCGCCGGAGACAGTCATTGCGGCGGTCAGACGGTCTCACTGCTCCGCTGCCAGGGCGGGCGGCTCGTCTACAAGCCCCGCTCGCTGGCCATCGACGTGGCCCTGCGCGACTTCATCACCGGGCTGGCGCGGCAGCACGACAGCGCCATGGCCATCCGGGTTCCCCTGGCGGTGATGGGCGAGGCCCACGGCTGGGCCGAGTTCATTCCGCACCGCTACGCCTCCAGCAGGGAGGAGCTGCTCAGCTTCTACCGTGGCATCGGCCACTGGCTCGCCATCATGCGGCTGCTGGGCGGCAGCGACCTGCACGCGGAGAACCTCATCGCCCACGGGGGAAGCCCCGTCGTCGTGGACTGCGAGACGCTCTTCACCCCGAAGCTCCCACCGTCCCCATCGGGGCTGGGCCAGGCGCTGGACCGCGCGGCCGAGCTCGTCGGCGGCACCGTGCTCTCCATCGGCCTGCTGCCGGGACGCGGCGAGGGCCTGGGCTGGCGCGGCGTGGACAGCTCCGCCGTGGGAATGCTCCCCGGCCAGCAGCCGCGTCTGCAGCAGCCCGGCGTCGTCAAGGCTGGCACCGACGAGGCGCGTATCGGCGCCACCCAGGTCGAGGCGCCGGTCTCCCAGAATCATCCCAGCCCGGAGCCCGCCCTGGCCCGGTACTGGCCCGAGGTCCTCAGCAGCTTCGACGAGCTGACCAGGACGCTGCGCCGGCTCGACTCGACAGGACAGCTGCGGAGCATGCTGGAGGGCTTCGACGCCTGCCGCATCCGCGTCGTCACGCGGACGACCGAGGTCTACTCCGAGCTGGCCCGCATGCTGTGGCACCCCGTGTCACTGCACAAGGATGCCCCGCCGCGCCAGCGCGCCAGGGAGCTGCTGGCGAAGATGGCGGCCAACGTCTCCACGGCCCCCGGCGACCCGGCGGTCATCGAGGCCGAGGTCGAGGAGCTGCTCGACGGCGACATCCCCGTCTTCACCACCGTGGCCCGCCACGGCCAGCTGGAGGGCCCGCGTGGCACCTCCTGGCTGCCGCCCCGGAACCTGGTGGACGCCGCGCTGGAGCACTGGCGCGGCGCCGACTTCAAGCTGG comes from the Pyxidicoccus xibeiensis genome and includes:
- a CDS encoding ABC transporter ATP-binding protein, translating into MLEARKLTKRYGEHLALEELDLAIGPGEVFCLLGANGAGKTTTLNLFLGFIEPTAGEARVAGLEVRQHAAQVRGHLAYVPELVMLYPRLSGRENLAYFNTLAGRPALSPSESTAWLTRAGLAPGAVDRPVGSYSKGMRQKVGIAIALAKGARALLLDEPTSGLDPLASNELSELLRHLSGEGMAVLMATHDLFRAKESGTRVGIMKAGRLVETRSTQELGHAELEQLYLTHMRG
- a CDS encoding ABC transporter permease → MILTIARKEWVELLRDGRFRGAALLVFLLATVGIVVGAQHVRSARAEREEGTRLTRQHWLEQGEKNPHSAAHYGVWAFKPESPLAAFDRGVEPYLGVAVYLEAHKQNLTQYRPAADATAAARFGELTGAGVLQLLVPLLIVLLTFSAFTTERESGTLKLLLSTGVRRHQLMLGKALGVGLALAVLLVPILVVSAGLLFLPGATSGLADGDVLGRAAVMVLGHGLYLAGFVFLGLAVSAFVRSSRVALVVLLGLWTVNALLIPRLAADAARTWSPVPAAQDFARQLADDYERGLSGHDPADQRLAALERQTLERYGAASLEQLPVNFRGIALQAGEEYGNRVGAVRFGELEARYHAQERLHLSFSPLSPLLALRQLSASLARTDLAAHLRFTRQAEAYRQGLVKQMNDAVAFRSRYADSTYKADAALWREVPEFRTEADTLGQTLVSQAPGLLLLAFWLLWTTVLALRAGARLSAV
- a CDS encoding ABC transporter permease produces the protein MSLLRHEWRLLRADRMLALTTTFLLLLVALGLFNGWRFTRTLQAHQQSLIAQETERRAQLALQAEELRQGKGQEVPAWKSPAMPVPVGSRLVQPQALLPPGPLGALVIGQLDLLPTVYQVSLQGRVTDFARDTLEHPTHLATGPLDLAFVLLYLLPLFALALSFDLVSREREDGTLRLVLVQAAGLRGWALRRLAVRAGVLLGLCVLAGLAGHVLTGGPGGTGRLLGWVVLVVAYGAFWFALALAVNALGLGSSTNALVLLGAWVLLVVVVPAVAQLGVSRMYPVPSRVALVGATRTASLEAEKRGSEVLSAYLQDHPELAPEGTRTEGYWPTALAVQDEAARATAPVVAAFQAQLARQQATLGVLRFASPALAFQQALQDVAGTGSRRHEHFLAQVDRFHTAWREALLPRVFAASPLGAAEHRALPRFAYEEQPGSDVVAQVALGLLALLLPTLLALGLGLSWLGRPRIS
- a CDS encoding DUF2378 family protein, which codes for MAEEQKVVFAHTVEGLFVQALSDKLTGSAKERLKAAGLDLGRAFAPAYPEAQFHSWVRIAAEEVFPSLSADEALQKVGESLVTGYEKTLMGKAVMATVRLLGPKRMLERTTHNFRSATNYLETKLNHLEGNTFEMSINETSGVPRYFGGIMLQALRVAGAKDGRVAIVRQDGSACTYRIQWT
- a CDS encoding TetR/AcrR family transcriptional regulator; the protein is MTHMERSPDERGRYRAILETAARLICDRGYEGTSMQEIADACRLTKAGLYHHIQNKEQLLFAIMKYGMDVFDEQIMDRVRGIADPVERLRACMRHNIHLVTRGCSKEVIIILHEQNTLTGEARAFVDQRKKTYVRFLEESFTEAMQQGRMRAVDPTVTAFSFLGMVLWLYKWFKPDGRLTDDQVADGMVDLFFQGLVMTPGAAAAPAAPAPAPLRRVPRAADSAE
- a CDS encoding DoxX family protein; translated protein: MNSFDSPQQLLESPWRFALRMFAGVVFILLGQVKFFGSIHLGTDAVVLPQGPEGFALYLSAVGVPFPLFNAYMVCWVEMVCGAFLMLSALFPAHYSTPLTRLTAFPLMMDMVVAFLTVGLRNALGHPVRMNDIAVTAQAWRLPLEVVLLIATAYLLLKPLPQGGAQPAALARS
- a CDS encoding SMI1/KNR4 family protein; protein product: MPRAIDAIEALKERLEREKGLPLQAVRLTPVDAKELRILESALGTVLPESYIQFITRHGLFSATGAHGGELARMLSPTEVLEWHAWQKEFMEGGSFGDDDEDLEAARREAQVRARLVPFQYVSRSVSDFYCFDLGLRRAEGLLILQAYHDDFDLAPWLLAESPDVSACTFDFDEHLTWVLRECLNEGKWGR
- a CDS encoding SDR family oxidoreductase, with protein sequence MQTTAEASLLVLGATGRVGAAVARGLLAEGQRVRVLVRDASRAQPLASAGAELFAGDLRRPESLRPALVGAHVRSSPWEMPGRGPTACRRWRTCWGRCEAAPCSSPRCRRGSLG
- a CDS encoding DUF6229 family protein; translated protein: MDNVQGIDLVEQWRNDAGMDNPAGPLFIGGEFTEADIICETGTISGRCGTACTGSRTLDCC
- a CDS encoding type 2 lanthipeptide synthetase LanM family protein; the encoded protein is MTASDTGASNFDASLGCLVLPALEELATQLERVTGLAPGERDIVVAATRESLYAVLSRKLTRLLVLELNAARVMGRLTGEDAAQRWAQFLELSSQRAFWDGLAGPYPTLLSRVGRILRNRCAASLRFAERWAADRARLDGLCGGPPGELEELSFGAGDSHCGGQTVSLLRCQGGRLVYKPRSLAIDVALRDFITGLARQHDSAMAIRVPLAVMGEAHGWAEFIPHRYASSREELLSFYRGIGHWLAIMRLLGGSDLHAENLIAHGGSPVVVDCETLFTPKLPPSPSGLGQALDRAAELVGGTVLSIGLLPGRGEGLGWRGVDSSAVGMLPGQQPRLQQPGVVKAGTDEARIGATQVEAPVSQNHPSPEPALARYWPEVLSSFDELTRTLRRLDSTGQLRSMLEGFDACRIRVVTRTTEVYSELARMLWHPVSLHKDAPPRQRARELLAKMAANVSTAPGDPAVIEAEVEELLDGDIPVFTTVARHGQLEGPRGTSWLPPRNLVDAALEHWRGADFKLERNVIQSALVSAYINDGWRPEEVPRRPERVKTDALDLRRRRIVARIMGDLCSTAIRGGDGSVTWIAPIFRPTGWSVQPLEQDLYGGTSGVALLVGAYLREAVAGRADPVEGLEALLASTLRTLDLAEARPGVQRARGVKLRPQAPGAYIGLGSQLWTRLVLAGWGMDRGDGVARAAALAEGIPEAAAADDIHDILTGKAGAIAPLLALYRKTADARHLELARQLGDKLCDLAQRKGDGAFWVHQSWPEGVGGFAHGVTGIGWALTRLARVTGAPRHAQTARAAFAFEESLFDEGEQNWLDLRLLEGLKTAAAWCHGSVGIGLAHADLDPRMESPQTRLMLRRAAAATWRMGFGWNHCACHGDLGAWELLDRAIAAGEGPEGLTREHLLGTILTSIEEQGPSCGMARDAFVPGLLPGLGGVAYQLLRAHPENGLPSILLVGGGDL